The window CTATAGGAAAATACCATTCAAAGTTTGGATTATTCGTGGTTactcaatagttgggattattgtaggaaaatcataaaaagattggattattttagaaaatttttcataatttataataataattattatttgtaataattaagataataaaaaaataaaaaactataattattaaaataaggttaattattcaaatgcgcgttaaaaaggaaaaaaaaaaaaaaaaaactcgtacattttcaaaattcaaaatttcgaCTTATTTCAGATTGAAAAATAGTCAGAAATCAATCAGAGTTTTGAATTCAGCCTTTTCATTTCCCATGGCTGCAGAAATATCAGTCAAACCTGCAagcataaaatagttttttttggtATACGTATAGAGCGTACGTCCCTACCaagtaatttaattaaaatcatattgTAATAGACTAGAACAAACAATATCTAATTCAAACTGAAATAATCACAAATCAAGTTCGATTAGATCAGACCAATTAGTAATACTTCCTCTTATTCACTTTATATGTCTTGTTTGTAATTTTGcaatattcattaattattcTTGGTTTATATATAACTGTTAATGTATTAGAATATGTTTTTAATTCAAGATATTGCTACATGAGGAAAATAcaataattaacatattaacCTTTTCTTTTGAGATTATTTAATCAAGAAACGGTATCATAGAAGTctaatttgttgaatttttttttagcaaaaaaggaGGGAAATAGAACTCATCacttctgaaaaaaaaaaaaaaaaaagtacaaatGATCATCGATCATCATCAGACAAGAAGTTACTATTCCATTCCACCCTGTCATTTCTCCTCAATTCCTCAATTCCCCCAAAAAAGGCGGAAACTTTTATCTTTTCCCTTTTtacaactaataacataaattttcaataaTCAGCACAATCACCATCGccaattttctctctcctcctctAATCGCCGATCAAACACCCACAAAATTCAATCACCGGCGATTTGCTGAGGAGAGAAAAATCGCCGAATTATCTTCTTCATCCTCCAATAATGGCGATACTCTATTCTCTTATAGCTCGAGGATCGGTTGTAATGGCGGAATTCAGCGGAACAACTACAAATGCGAGTACAATTGCGAAACAGATTCTTGAGAAGATTCCTGGTGATAGTGATACTCATGTTTCTTACTCGCAAGATCGTTACATTTTTCATGTTAAACGGACTGATGGCCTCACAGTTCTTTGTATGGCTGAAGATAATGTCGGACgtaatatttcattttatccctgtctttttcttgttttgttgattgtttTTAGGTTAACTTTGTGGAACTattgatttgattatatttcTCAGGGTTTCAGCTTGAAGATGATACATGATTttgtaatttgttgattttgatttaagATGATTTTTGGATGGATTTTGTTGTCTAGAAAGGTTTTGATTTTAGcgttttattgattgatttctGAAAAttgtcaattttcattttgatgaCAATGGGTATTATTTAtcgttttgatttttgatttacaCCTGACTTTTTCTTCTATATTTTGGTTGATTTTACATTTGAgattgattttgtgaaattattgTTTGATCATGTTTGTCAGGGTTTCAGTTTTATGAGGTAGTTGACTTTGATATGCTATGAATTTTGGGATTTTGTTGTTTCGCAAGGTATTGATTTAGGTGTTTTACGTCTATTGATTGATATCTCGAGATTGTTGTTTTCATTTAGTTATTAATGATTTCTAGTTATgtaatgtgtttttttttttttttttaatttaatgtagTTGTGATTAGCTAATCGGTACAAGCGATTTTTGATTTCTTGAATTATAGAGGTTGTTTGATGTTAAATCGTATGTCATGATATAGTAATAATGCACATGTAGTTATAAAATGTCTCGTTTGGAAAAAGACAAAAAGTTGTTGCGTTATGTGGTCTTCAGAGATGATCCTGTGTTGAGTCAATGATAGCGCCAGTTGAGAGTGGGAATAACACAACCATCATAGAGTGTCTAGGAGATTATGGTGTAGTATGTGTTCTTATGTTGGATTGGGACTATTCGTTTGATCGATCTGTAGAAGTAAAATAGTGTGTTGTGATTTATGTTTGGGTGGCAGAGTGAAAGAGTATGTTTGTAAGTTGGCTGTGGGGATGAGAATTCTTGATGAACATCACAGTTTTGACCAACATTGATCGTTTTTAGGTGCTTACTACATTTAAAATAGTTGCAACAATGCCAGAGTTCAATCCTAAAAGATTACAGTCGGCTACATTAACCAATACTCCTATATGAGTTCCAATGGTTCACATGGATTCTTCTTTTTCATTCATTCCGATTTTCTACCAtttcaatttgtaagtctagatTCTTCTTCTACATTTAGAATAGCTAAGAATTGGAAAAtagatttattttatgttattctTTGTTGACAATGATCAATTTGTGGGAATTTTCTGCAAATACTCCGTTTGTCTCCACCAGGGAAAGGTATATCACTGTTACTGTGTTGGGTGGTTGTTGATCCCCTCTTAAAAAGGAATAATCTTGACTGTGAATTTTGACTTCATGATTTGCTGAATGTAGATGATCCtgaatttgtaatataaattggaaaaattacctagaataatccaatcttttcattatttttctacaataatttcacttgattaccatgaataatcccaactttagagggtattttcctagaataaaccCGGTAACCTGATGATctgttatagcaagttttatttttttaaaaaaagataaattaaaatataatgtcgaaaaaaaatgttaaaaatattgaaaaaatgcagattttttttattattcagaattttttatgtaaattttcaaaatttttctctaattttacattaatatttaatttacttttttggtgaattacctactatagaaGGTCATCGAGTTACCCAAGTTTATTCTAGTCAAATACCCCTTaagttaggattattcatggttaatcaataggtgcgattattataggaaaatcataaaaaagttgaattattcgaggtaatttttccttataaattttataatttctgATATGCCCTTGTTGCTTCCTTGTTGACAATGATCAATCTGGTAGCCACATACTAGTATGTCTTTTTTATGCAATGTTTCTAAGTAAACATGTGGTGCAAGAGTAAATTGTATGCTTAGGCAATCTGAAAGGCCAAGAAAGGGACAGATAAATAAGCAAGGTGTTCGTGTTGAGTACTAATTACTATTTATATCCTCTGTACTTTTTTGTACCTTTTGGCATGCGGCTCATTCCCAGTTTAGTGATCTTTTCCAATCCATTGCCTCTTGATACTTCGTGTGTATAGAATATGCTTAGCCTTTTTTTCCCCTGTATCCTGATACAACTATCTTATTTGTGTAGGAAGAATTCCATTTGCATTTCTTGAAGACATACATCAAAGGTTTGTAAAGGCTTATGGTCGAGCTATACATACATCACCTGCATATGCCATGAATGATGAATTTTCAAGGGTGCTAAGTCAACAGATGGATTATTACTCAAATGACCCAAATGCTGACAGATTAAACCGATTGAAAGGTGAAATGACTCAGGTATGTGTCCCTTTCTAACCGTTCCTCTTTTGTTTTTGGGTGTtgagaaaataaaaagttaGTTTTCATACTCATCTCAGGGGTTGTCAGGATGTGTTTTGTAATGAAAACTACGAATGGTGTACAGTTTTGCTGCATGAAGGTCCTATCAGTTATGGCATCCTTAACATATTTGACCAACTATGGATTTGGTTTTTGGTTGGGATCCAATTGTGGGATTTCTGTGTTGAGTTTATGATTTTTTTggattggtttgatttgcaattTCGGCCTCTATGCTTGACTGAATGGAATTTGTGGGATATAATCATACTGGTAGATATTTTGGCTTGAGTATATTTTGGATTTTGATATCAAAAGCTTTGGCTAATAATTTACATTATGAATttgcgaaaatagattgagatgaTTTGgccatgtgcagagaaagactttcgacgcacctgtgaggagggtagaaagcattatagtagagggtaagaggagtcgaagaagacccaggagaacttgggatgagcagctaagagttgacttgcatgagttaaacctctctgcggacctgactagggataggagcagttggagacgccatatccatgtcttagattCCTAATGTCTtcttagtttaccttttagtgTCCTTAACCTCTTGCGTTTATCGTTTCCTCTCTAGTCCTTTGTGTTCTTTTGTAGTGGTTCCCTTTGTATAAGCCTTTAAGTTAGCTTTCACGTGTAATCACATATcttatcttcctcgagccggggactcctttggccgcgctctccgttatgggtatgagttgccgccgtctttctCTCCCCAAACCCTAACCTTAGTTTTTCtaagagcgggatatactgggtaggatgatgatgatgaatttggATGGGTGGGTTTTGGTGGAAATGAGTGAGTTGAACATTGGACTTCTGGAGGAGTCTAAATAAAGTAATTCCTAAATTTATATACGAGATTATATGTATTTATCCTAGATTAAAGGATTGCATGCTTTGAGAGCTCCAGTCTCTTGAAGCGCCTTTGTGCTTTACTGTAATTTCTTTTTGGTTCAACAATTTTAGGTGCGTAATGTCATGATTGAGAACATCGATAAAGTTTTAGATAGGGGGGAGCGCCTAGAGCTTCTTGTTGATAAAACGGCTACATTGCAAGGCAATACTCTTCGCTTCAGAAAGCAAGCTCGACGCTTCAGAAGCACCGTCTGGTGGAGAAATTGCAGACTCATGTGAGTGATTTGATGTGAAATATGCTTTGTATCTGGTTATGGCTTATTACCTCCGTTTTGAAATATTTGCAACTAATTGTGACATCAGTTGCAAGTATTATAGAAAGGGAGAAAGTATTAATTTCTTTTTGCATACCTGCCTTTAATATTTATTCTGGTTGGATGAAAACTTAAAGGTCTAAGTGATGCACGGTGGTTGTGTCTGACTAGACTTTCTTATATGTTTAAGATTACCATGTAATGCTGCATGACTGCCAGCGATTGACACATCCTTAGACATGTTTAATCTGTGCAATAATATGTATCATCTTCTATACTACGGGAAAACTttataaatttaagaaattggTGAGAGCTGATGACAACTATTGTTTGTGTAGTATGGAATACAAACTTATGACATTAATTTTAGCACTACTGACACGGTCACCAAAATTTCGTTGTCTGAAATGTTTTGACCatatttgttaaaatttatGAATGGTGCTAACTATCGAGAGTTATAATTCTGCATTAGTGGCACTGAAGAAAAAGCTCCAATTCTCCTTGTGTGTATGGCGTTTTACTTTTGTCGGACGAAAGGGTATGGCTGGCAATTAGGTCATTTGTAGGAGtgtttgttgattattttttttattgggtttttaattgacttttgacttttaacTTTTTAGTTAGTCAAACagcaaaaaacaacttcaactAACGGTCACTTGTCAAATAGCCAAATAGCGtcttaatttttgtatttctAAGCTTCTTTCGCATCTTTATCAATTGGGTTTACACTGTATTTCATAATGAGGAACAAAATGCTCCATCAATTCATCTAGCCTCTAGGGTCTGTTGTATTAAAGAATCTAACCTTAAACATTTGCTTGTCTTTTTTGACTTAATTTGATGaaatttggaaaattttaaaaaactaaccTTTATAATGACTTCATTCTTGCAGGTTTACCTTGATTTTTGTTCTTCTGATCATCATATACATTGTGCTTGCCTTTGTCTGCCATGGACCTTTGTTGCCTTCCTGCTTTTAAGTATATGTGGCTGAGACTTCAGATCGGTGCATTAAGGTTGCTGGGTTATATCCTGTATTTTCCTTATGGTAAtgatcaaattttcaaaaaaaaaaagaatctacTATTTGCGATTGAGATACTCAACCAGGCATATAGGATATCAACTTGTTGAGTTATTGCTCTATTTGTGTAAATTTGAGTTTTCTCCGTCTTTTCTCTGAGTTATTGAAAGTGGTGAGGTGTTTGTTGTAGATGGACTTTGACTGCAGAAGCCAAATGTATGATTGTGAACAAAGTAATTTTTGTTTGACAACATGTCatacaaattaattatatttgcgCATTAAGAGATGCACTTGATTCTCCTATTCCTCCCTTGCCTTTAGCTTTCTTTTACAATAAAGGATTAAATCTGTTCTTTTAATTTTGCTACATTGCAAAAATAAAAGTGAGCTTTTTGTATTATGTAGTAAAATCAAAGAGAGAGAGTGCGTGTAATT of the Amaranthus tricolor cultivar Red isolate AtriRed21 chromosome 6, ASM2621246v1, whole genome shotgun sequence genome contains:
- the LOC130815975 gene encoding vesicle-associated membrane protein 711 translates to MAILYSLIARGSVVMAEFSGTTTNASTIAKQILEKIPGDSDTHVSYSQDRYIFHVKRTDGLTVLCMAEDNVGRRIPFAFLEDIHQRFVKAYGRAIHTSPAYAMNDEFSRVLSQQMDYYSNDPNADRLNRLKGEMTQVRNVMIENIDKVLDRGERLELLVDKTATLQGNTLRFRKQARRFRSTVWWRNCRLMFTLIFVLLIIIYIVLAFVCHGPLLPSCF